Proteins co-encoded in one Leptospira inadai serovar Lyme str. 10 genomic window:
- a CDS encoding bifunctional nuclease domain-containing protein: MDLIEANIYNISLTNVGFAVFLKAKDDSDQRVVPIFIGPLETHSITSVLEGTKPPRPMTHDLMTILLTTLGVQIVKIAIEEIIDNTFYAKITLRKDEELIVLDARPSDSIALALRASAPIYLAKKVIEEAGIVMKDDEIPGETIGKEKISQLPKSQLEILQDSLDNALKAEDYETAAKIRDQIRKMLENPS, encoded by the coding sequence ATGGATTTAATAGAAGCGAACATTTACAATATTTCCCTAACCAACGTTGGATTCGCGGTATTCCTGAAAGCAAAAGACGACTCCGATCAACGGGTCGTACCCATTTTCATCGGCCCCCTTGAAACGCACTCGATTACTTCCGTTTTAGAAGGAACCAAACCACCTCGACCCATGACTCACGATTTAATGACGATTTTACTCACCACGTTAGGCGTGCAGATAGTTAAGATTGCCATAGAGGAAATTATCGATAATACGTTCTACGCCAAGATCACCTTGCGGAAAGATGAAGAGCTGATTGTATTGGATGCAAGGCCTAGCGACTCGATCGCACTCGCTCTCCGTGCAAGCGCTCCGATTTACCTCGCAAAAAAAGTCATCGAAGAGGCGGGAATCGTCATGAAAGACGACGAGATCCCGGGTGAAACGATCGGCAAGGAAAAGATTTCCCAACTCCCCAAATCGCAGCTCGAAATTTTGCAGGATTCTTTGGACAACGCATTAAAGGCGGAAGATTACGAAACTGCCGCTAAAATTAGGGACCAAATTCGTAAAATGTTGGAAAACCCCTCTTGA
- a CDS encoding phasin-related domain-containing protein, translating to MEKILMDILNAGIAAFQSGESKLKQSLADLEKLYEELRAKGSQDQSEQANRFRDLVQKTVSDAQSKLQNANAETKEIYQQLKENFEKISLQVNELLPEDLKAKAKSAIDELSKLTKKQ from the coding sequence ATGGAAAAGATTTTAATGGATATCTTAAACGCAGGAATTGCCGCTTTCCAGTCGGGAGAAAGCAAGCTAAAGCAATCTCTCGCCGATCTGGAAAAACTTTACGAAGAACTTCGTGCGAAAGGTTCTCAAGACCAATCCGAGCAGGCAAATCGATTCCGAGATCTGGTCCAGAAAACCGTCTCCGACGCCCAATCCAAACTGCAAAATGCGAACGCCGAAACGAAAGAGATTTACCAACAGCTCAAGGAAAACTTTGAAAAAATTTCTCTGCAAGTAAACGAGTTGCTTCCGGAAGATTTAAAAGCCAAGGCAAAATCGGCAATCGACGAACTTAGCAAGTTAACAAAAAAACAGTAA